The following are encoded together in the Diabrotica undecimpunctata isolate CICGRU chromosome 7, icDiaUnde3, whole genome shotgun sequence genome:
- the LOC140445327 gene encoding protein lethal(2)essential for life-like, with amino-acid sequence MSILPYLFGDVSHSRPSRLFDQHFGMVLEPEDLFQPVSRHFLRCPAGYTRNWRSAASGNDSGSTVNYGKDQFSANLDVQQFKPEEISVKVTGDREVTIEGKHEEKEDEHGHIYRHFVRRYVLPKNYDMGKIESKLSSDGVLSIIAPKVENGSLPHKSITVEQTGKPAKAVEGEKEAVEKK; translated from the coding sequence ATGTCTATTCTACCATATTTGTTTGGCGATGTATCCCACAGCAGACCATCAAGGCTTTTTGATCAACATTTTGGAATGGTTTTGGAACCTGAAGATCTGTTTCAACCCGTGTCCAGACATTTCCTCAGATGTCCTGCTGGTTACACGAGGAACTGGAGGTCTGCAGCCTCTGGAAACGATTCTGGCTCTACAGTAAATTACGGTAAAGACCAGTTCTCAGCCAACCTAGACGTCCAGCAGTTTAAACCCGAAGAAATTTCTGTAAAAGTAACAGGAGACCGGGAAGTTACCATCGAAGGAAAACacgaagaaaaagaagacgaACATGGTCACATTTATAGACACTTCGTCAGAAGATATGTTTTGCCCAAAAATTATGATATGGGTAAAATCGAGTCAAAGCTGTCTTCAGATGGTGTCCTTTCAATTATTGCTCCCAAAGTTGAGAATGGATCCTTACCGCACAAAAGTATTACTGTGGAACAAACTGGAAAGCCAGCGAAAGCAGTAGAAGGAGAAAAAGAAGCTGttgagaaaaaataa
- the ncm gene encoding pre-mRNA-splicing factor CWC22 homolog — MPHTKEANLSSPERKRRRKSKSKSPERKEKKSSKKKAHNSRDRDSSEEDYNPKDYQRYYGEDRPNSDKYWNKYPRKDKTKIGQRYYDAVPEESVKKGADKNSDEKELSKSVEPVPDKSVIKPRERKTVDMLTSRTGGAYIPPAKLRLLQASITDKTSAAYQRIAWEALKKSVHGYINKINTSNIGIIARELLHENIVRGRGLLCKSIIQAQAASPTFTNVYAALVAVINSKFPSIGELLLKRLVLQFKRGFKQNNKSICISATTFVAHLVNQRVAHEILALEILTLLVETPTDDSVEVAISFLKECGQKLTEVSSRGITAIFEMLRNILHEGQLEKRIQYMIEVMFQIRKDGFKDHAAVVEELDLVEEEDQFTHLIMLDDVKEANAEDILNVFKFDDNYEENEDKYKTLSKEILGSDGESESGSEGSEEESEDENEDEVKDQGTIIDNTETNLISLRRTIYLTIQSSLDFEECAHKLLKMELKPGQEIELCHMFLDCCAEQRTYEKFYGLLAQRFCQINKVYIEPFQQIFKDTYSTTHRLDANRLRNVSKFFAHLLFTDAIGWEVLEIMKLNEEDTNSSSRIFIKILFQELAEYMGLGKLNARLKDETLQAYFSGLFPRDNPKNTRFSINFFTSIGLGGLTDELREHLKNIPKMMEMKLATGKEKESSDSSSSESSSEDSSDDSSEDSSSSEDDKVKNKKKSKKLKEKKSKTNSKSRPRSKEKEHADKPRDKRRKEDRYKSDKNPDRSSSKQYSKEDNDKRRKDYEWMKSRYEDNIKQLKNDKRVFEKSSKRRSRSRDKVKGREERRRRSRERRRS; from the exons atgccaCATACCAAGGAAGCTAATTTGAGTTCACCAGAACGTAAAAGACGAAGAAAGAGTAAGTCTAAATCTCCAGAACGAAAAGAGAAAAAGTCTTCCAAAAAGAAAGCACACAATAGTAGAGACAGGGATTCATCAGAGGAAGATTACAACCCTAAAGATTATCAAAGATACTATGGGGAAGATCGCCCGAACAGtgacaaatattggaataaatatccaaggaaagataaGACCAAAATTGGtcaaag ATATTATGATGCGGTTCCTGAAGAATCTGTCAAGAAGGGCGCTGATAAAAATTCAGACGAAAAGGAGTTATCAAAGTCAGTGGAGCCTGTTCCTGATAAATCAGTCATCAAACCAAGAGAAAGAAAAACTGTAGATATGTTAACATCAAGGACTGGTGGTGCTTATATCCCTCCAGCTAAATTACGATTGTTGCAAGCTAGTATTACAGACAAAACATCAGCAGCCTATCAACGAATAGCATGGGAAGCCTTGAAGAAATCCGTTCATGGATACATTaataaaattaacacctcaaataTTGGCATCATTGCTagagaattattgcatgaaaaTATAGTAAGAGGTAGAGGTTTGTTGTGCAAGTCAATAATACAAGCTCAAGCAGCATCTCCTACTTTTACAAATGTTTATGCAGCCTTAGTAGCTGTTATTAATTCAAAGTTTCCTAGTATAGGAGAACTTTTATTGAAGAGGTTGGTTTTGCAGTTCAAAAGAggatttaaacaaaataataaatctaTTTGTATATCAGCTACTACTTTCGTAGCTCATTTAGTAAATCAGAGAGTCGCACATGAAATTTTAGCTTTAGAAATACTTACATTGTTAGTAGAGACACCTACAGATGATTCTGTGGAAGTGGCCATTTCATTTTTGAAGGAATGTGGACAAAAACTTACAGAAGTTTCAAGTAGAG gtatTACTGCTATATTTGAGATGTTAAGAAACATTTTACATGAAGGTCAGTTAGAAAAAAGAATTCAATACATGATTGAAGTTATGTTCCAAATAAGGAAAGACGGATTTAAGGATCATGCTGCTGTTGTAGAAGAATTAGATTtagtagaagaagaagatcaattcACTCATCTTATTATGTTAGATGATGTTAAAGAGGCTAATGCAGAGGATATATTGA ATGTGTTCAAATTTGATGATAATTATGAAGAAAATGAAGATAAATACAAAACCCTTAGTAAAGAAATATTAGGCAGTGATGGTGAATCTGAATCAGGTTCTGAAGGTTCAGAAGAGGAATCTGAAGATGAAAATGAGGATGAAGTCAAGGATCAGGGGACAATAATTGACAATACTGAAACTAATTTAATTTCTCTTAGAAGAACAATATATTTGACTATTCAGTCTAGTTTAGATTTTGAAGAATGTGCACATAAGCTACTGAAGATGGAGTTGAAACCTGGACAAGAAATAGAATTGTGTCACATGTTTCTTG acTGTTGTGCAGAACAAAGAACCTACGAAAAATTTTATGGCTTGTTGGCTCAAAGATTTTGTCAAATCAACAAAGTGTACATTGAGCCTTTccaacaaatttttaaagatacTTATTCTACAACTCACAGACTAGATGCCAATAGGTTGAGAAATGTTAGCAAATTTTTTGCACATTTACTTTTTACTGATGCCATTGGATGGGAAGTACTGGAAATCATGaaattaaatgaagaagataCCAATAGTTCTAGTAGGATTTTCATAAAAATCTTGTTTCAAGAATTGGCTGAATATATGGGACTAGGAAAATTAAATGCAAGATTAAAGGATGA GACCCTACAGGCTTATTTTTCAGGACTGTTTCCTAGAGATAACCCAAAGAATACCAGATTTTCTATTAACTTTTTTACCTCTATCGGTTTGGGAGGATTAACTGATGAACTGagagaacatttaaaaaatattccaaaaatgatggaaatgaagtTAGCCACTGGTAAAGAAAAGGAAAGCAGCGATAGCAGCAGTTCAGAAAGTAGTTCTGAAGATAGTAGTGACGATAGCTCTGAAG ATTCGTCAAGTTCTGAAGACGACAAAGTCAAAAACAAGAAGAAatcaaaaaagttaaaagaaaaaaaatcgaaaacAAATTCTAAATCTAGACCTAGATCGAAAGAAAAAGAACACGCAGATAAACCCAGAGACAAACGTAGAAAGGAAGATAGATATAAATCTGACAAAAATCCCGATAGATCCTCGTCCAAACAATATTCCAAAGAAGATAACGACAAGCGAAGAAAAGATTACGAATGGATGAAAAGTAGATATGAAGATAATATTAAGCAGTTAAAAAACGATAAAAGGGTATTTGAAAAGTCTTCCAAACGACGATCAAGATCTAGGGACAAGGTAAAAGGCAGGGAAGAGCGTAGACGTAGAAGCAGAGAAAGACGAAGAAGCTAA
- the LOC140445324 gene encoding alpha-crystallin B chain-like, which produces MAFIPIVCRENHWAQPCPRRQVADPCPRRQVAVPNGKFVEDITQDVLNSIALAQALFGPDRVDTEVIRQNSKILNRPRSSVTIDEHKFQANFDVQHFKPEEITVKVNGDRSITIEAEHEEKQDEHGAVYRHFVRKYKLPQDCDIEKVDSKLSSDGVLSITAPTIGQKSSSHRTIPIIQTGKPIKSSHQSQVQQKSD; this is translated from the coding sequence ATGGCATTTATTCCTATAGTGTGCCGTGAAAACCATTGGGCTCAACCTTGCCCTCGTCGTCAAGTTGCAGATCCTTGCCCTCGTCGTCAAGTTGCAGTACCTAATGGAAAATTTGTTGAAGATATCACCCAGGACGTCCTAAATTCCATTGCCTTAGCCCAGGCGTTATTTGGCCCAGATAGAGTAGATACAGAGGTAATTAGACAGAATTCTAAAATACTCAATCGGCCCAGATCGTCTGTTACAATTGATGAACATAAATTCCAAGCCAATTTCGATGTACAGCATTTCAAACCTGAAGAAATTACTGTGAAGGTAAATGGTGACAGGTCCATTACTATTGAAGCTGAACATGAAGAGAAACAAGATGAGCATGGTGCAGTTTACAGGCATTTTGTTAGAAAGTATAAGTTGCCACAAGATTGCGACATAGAAAAGGTAGATTCTAAATTGTCATCAGATGGTGTGTTAAGTATTACAGCTCCTACTATTGGACAGAAATCTTCCAGTCATAGAACCATTCCTATTATTCAAACTGGGAAGCCAATTAAGTCATCACATCAATCACAGGTTCAACAGAAATCAGATTGA
- the LOC140445328 gene encoding protein lethal(2)essential for life-like, protein MSILPYLFGDVSHSRPSRLFDQHFGMVLEPEDLFQPVSRHFLRCPAGYMRNWRSAASGNDSGSTVNYGKDQFSANLDVQQFKPEEISVKVTGDREVTIEGKHEEKEDDHGHIYRHFVRRYVLPKNYDMGKIESKLSSDGVLSIIAPKVENGSLPHKSITVEQTGKPAKAVEGEKEAVKKK, encoded by the coding sequence ATGTCTATTCTACCATATTTGTTTGGCGATGTATCCCACAGCAGACCATCAAGGCTTTTTGATCAACATTTTGGAATGGTTTTGGAACCTGAAGATCTGTTTCAACCCGTGTCCAGACATTTCCTCAGATGTCCTGCTGGTTACATGAGGAACTGGAGGTCTGCAGCCTCTGGAAACGATTCTGGCTCTACAGTAAATTACGGTAAAGACCAGTTCTCAGCCAACCTAGACGTCCAGCAGTTTAAACCCGAAGAAATTTCTGTGAAAGTAACAGGAGACCGGGAAGTTACCATCGAAGGAAAACacgaagaaaaagaagacgaCCATGGTCATATTTATAGACACTTCGTCAGAAGATATGTTTTGCCCAAAAATTATGATATGGGTAAAATCGAGTCAAAGCTGTCTTCAGATGGTGTCCTTTCAATTATTGCTCCCAAAGTTGAGAATGGATCCTTACCGCACAAAAGTATTACTGTGGAACAAACTGGAAAGCCAGCGAAAGCAGTAGAAGGAGAAAAAGAAGCtgttaagaaaaaataa